Proteins from a genomic interval of Zingiber officinale cultivar Zhangliang chromosome 1B, Zo_v1.1, whole genome shotgun sequence:
- the LOC122030185 gene encoding uncharacterized protein LOC122030185 encodes MIKQIPKYAKFLKDLCVHKKKLKGNELISLGKNVSALIQPVLQKCEDPGVFTVPCEIGSSLFKDAMLDLGASINVILISVFQTLGIGPLLPTGVVIQLADRSQTHPAGVIEDVLVKVRELIFFPADFYILDMEGDYLASRSPLILGRPFLKTTRTKIDVHAGTLSMEIGDTVVQFSIFNAMKHPREDHSILSLDISEEPNSMDFFSGCDSDFVVDDQSDVLSSVLEGISAVGVDDESCGLFPSERDELCVGDCLGEALSLGSPREEELCVGDCLGEALSLGSPSVDQTKDELKPLPPHLKYAYLGENQQLLVIIAQNLEPDQERRLLEILRQHRRAIGWTFTM; translated from the coding sequence ATGATCAAGCAAATTCCAAAATATGCAAAGTTTCTTAAGGATCTCTGTGTGCATAAGAAGAAGTTGAAGGGGAATGAATTGATCAGCTTGGGAAAGAATGTATCTGCTCTTATTCAACCAGTTCTCCAGAAATGCGAAGATCCAGGAGTGTTTACAGTACCTTGTGAGATTGGGAGTAGTTTGTTTAAGGATGCTATGTTGGATTTGGGGGCTTCAATTAACGTGATTCTAATATCAGTTTTTCAGACTTTAGGGATTGGACCATTATTACCTACAGGGGTTGTGATTCAGTTGGCAGACCGCAGTCAGACTCACCCAGCTGGAGTTATTGAAGATGTATTGGTTAAGGTGAGGGAACTTATATTCTTTCCTGCAGATTTTTATATCCTTGATATGGAGGGAGACTATCTGGCCAGTAGGTCCCCACTCATTTTAGGACGCCCATTTTTGAAGACAACAAGGACTAAGATTGATGTTCATGCGGGCACACTTTCTATGGAGATAGGAGATACAGTGGTCCAGTTCAGTATTTTTAACGCTATGAAGCATCCTAGAGAAGATCATTCTATTCTTAGCCTAGATATTTCAGAGGAGCCGAATAGTATGGATTTCTTTTCAGGTTGTGATTCAGATTTCGTAGTGGATGATCAGAGTGATGTATTATCTTCGGTTTTGGAGGGTATTTCAGCCGTGGGAGTGGATGATGAATCTTGTGGATTATTTCCAAGTGAGCGAGATGAAttatgcgtaggggattgcttaggagaagctctATCCCTAGGATCGCCCAGAGAAGAGGAAttatgcgtaggggattgcttaggagaagctctATCCCTAGGATCACCTTCAGTTGACCAGACTAAGGATGAATTGAAGCCATTGCCTCCACATTTAAAGTATGCTTATTTGGGAGAGAATCAACAGTTACTTGTCATCATAGCTCAAAATTTAGAACCAGATCAAGAAAgaagattattggagattttgagGCAACATAGGAGAGCTATTGGATGGACATTCACTAtgtga